The Kribbella jejuensis genome segment GGCATCAACACTGCGGTCGCGGGCATCGGGCTCGGGCTGGCGGTACCGGTCAATCCGACGACGCGCCGGATCATCTACTCGCTACTGCACGACGGCCGGGTGCGCCGCGCGTACCTCGGTCTGGTGAGCACTCCGGCACCGCTGCATCCGGCGTTGGCTGAGCGATTCGATCAACGGACGGCGCTCCGCGTGGTGGAGGTGATCCCGGCGAGCCCGGCCGCCGCCGCGGGTTTGCGTCAGGGCGATCTGGTACTCGCGGTGGACGGCGTACCGCTCCGCGACGCGCAGTCGCTGCAGCGGCAACTGTTCGAGGACGCGATCGCCCGCCGTACCGAGATCACCGCGATCCGGAACAACGCGCTCGTCGACGTGATCGCGTACCCGGCCGAGCTCAGCGACTGAGCTCAGCGATTGAGCGGGGCCCGGAGGAGTACGCAGGTGCCAGGCTTGAGTGGAGCGTTCGGGAAGGTGAACTCGCGGGTGACCTCGGTGAACCCGAACCTCTGGTGGAGGTCGAGGGTTGCGCCGTTCTGCAGGTTCGCGAAGTAGTAGACCTCGTAGGCGCGCTCGGCCACCCACCGCATCCGCTCGATCGTCAGCAGGTCCCCGATCCCGCGCCGCCGCCACTTCGGTGCGACGATCAGCCCGATCAGGTAGTACCCGTCGGGCGCCGTCGTCGGCGGGTCATCGGGCGACACCTTGTGCCCGAGCACGAGCGCGTACCCGGCAATCTCCCCACCGACCTCCGCGACCACCGTGTACTTCTCTGGATCCTGCAGATCCGCCACCAACCGCCCCCGCCGAGCCTCCACGGACCCACCCGTCCGACTCACGATTAGTTCGGCACACGTGGTCAGGTCCGCGTCGACGGCAGGGCGTACCAGAACATCGAAGCCTGCCGGACGACCCCGGGCTGATAGTCGGCGAAACCGCTCACCAGCCGCGCTCGCGCCATTCGGACAGATGCGGGCGTTCGGTGCCGAGGGTGGTGTCGGAGCCGTGGCCGGGGTAGACCCAGGTCTCGTCGGGGAGCTCGTTGAAGAGTTTGGCCTCGACGTCGTTGATCAGCGACGTGAAGCGTTCCTTGTCGCCCTGGGTGTTGCCGACGCCGCCCGGGAACAGCGAGTCGCCGGTGAACAGGTGGGGTGGGCCGTCCGGGTCGTCGTACACCAGGGCGATCGAGCCGGGGGTGTGGCCGACGAGGTGGATAACGCGCAGGCTGCACTGGCCGACGGCGATGTGGTCGCCGTCGTCGACGAGCTGATCGGTCGGCACCGGGATGCCCTCCGCATCGTACCGCCCGGCGACCGTGGTGGCGCCCGTCCGGGCGACGACCTCGGCCAGCGCCTCCCAATGGTCCTGGTGGCGGTGTGTGGTGATGACGCGCGCGAGGCCCGCGTCGCCGACCAGGCGGAGCAGCGTGCCGGCCTCGTTCGCGGCGTCGATCAGCACCTGCTCGTCGGTCTGCCGGCAGCGCAGCAGGTACGCGTTGTTGTCCATCGGCCCGACCGCGACCTTGGTGATCATCAGCTGGGCCAGCTCATGGGTCTGCGCCGGCCCGCCGACCTTGACGTTCCCGTGGTACTCCGTCATCGCTGCGTTCTCCCTGAAAGTCGGTGACAGCGACGATCCTTTCACCTCCGGCGACTCATGGGGAGCGCGACCGGTCAGAGCGTGACCACGACCTTCCCGTGGACGTGACCGGTCGCCTGGTACGCGACGGCATCCTGAATCTTCTCGATCGGGAACGACGCCGCGATCGGTACCGTCAGCTCGCCCGCCACGATCGCGTCGAGAATCCGCGGTACGGCGTCCGGCCCGCCGTTGACGCCACCGGTCGCCCGGACGCCGCCAGGCGGATTCGGGCCAGCTGCGATGGTCGCGATCCGCTCCGCCGGCACCCCGAGCGCGAGTGCGGCCTCGGCCACCTCGGTCCCGATCAGATCGATCGCCGCTGTCACTCCGCCGGAGCGCACCCGCTCCGCGAGGCCATCGCCGTAGGCGACCGGCTCAGCGCCCAACCGGTGGAGGAAGTCGAAGGTGCTTGCCGAGGCGGTTCCGATGACCCGTGCACCGGCCAGCTTCGCGAGCTGGAGCGCAAAGATCCCGACTCCGCCGGCAGCCCCACCGACCAGCACCGTGTCACCGGACCTCACGCCCGTCGCCGCCAACGCGGCAACCGCGGTCGACCCGGCGATCGGAATCGTCGCGGCCACCTCGTCGCTCACGCCGTCCGGCGTTCGGAACAGCCCGTCAGGTAACGAGGTCGGTACCGGCAGCACCACGAAATCGGCCACCGCGCGTGCCAACGCCCCACCGAAGACCCGGTCGCCGATCGCGAACCCCGCGACCCCGGCGCCCACCTCGTCCACCGTGCCGGCGAAGTCGTAGCCGAAGCCGGCCGGGGGAGTGAGGCCGAACCTGGCCGCCGTCTCGGGCTGGGCGGCGATCCGCCAGTCCATCGGGTTCAGTCCGGCGACGGTGACCCGGATGCGGACCTGCCCCGCGCCGGCGTGCGGCTCGGGTACGTCGCGGACCTCCAGGACGTCCGGACCTCCGAAGGTCTCGTACTCGACGGCGCGGCTCATGGCGACCTCCAGAATGATGGGACTTGGTGCCGTCACGATACCGCAGTGACGGGACCAAGTCCCGCTAGACTGTGACCATGGGCCGCTGGGAACCGAACGCGACCGATCGCCTGGTCGTCGCCGCGCTCGAACTGTTCGAGACGAACGGGTACGAGAACACGACGGTGATCGGCATCGCGGAGCGGGCCGGCCTGACCAAGAGCACGTTCTTCCGGCATTTCCAGGACAAGCGCGAAGTCCTGTTCGGCCGGAGTTCCCTCGCCGATGTGCTCGCCGAGGGAATCGCGAAGGCGCCGGCCGACGCCGAACCGCTCGAGGCAGTGGCCTGCGCGCTGGAACTGCTCGCCCAGGACGTCTTCACTCCGGAGCGCCGCGACTTCATCGCTCGGCGGCAGGCTGTCGTCGCGACCCATCCCGAACTGCGGGAACGCGAAGCGCTCAAGGGCCTCGGCCTGATCGCGGCGATGACCGGCGCGCTCGAGCGACGCGGCCTTCCGGCCCTCACCGCGCGGGTGACGGCGGAGTTGGGCGCGCTGGCACTGGAGCTCGCCTATACCCGCTGGGGCTCCGCTTCCCGGGACTTCACCGAGGTGGCCCGGGAGGCGCTGGACGAGGTCCGGTCCGCGGCGCCTGCGCGTTGACACCTGGGTACTGCGAGGAGGCCGGTTCGACCGGTGCCACGGATCGAATATACTTTCGAAGCCGGGCGGCACCTCCGGCGGCGGAAGTTTTTGTCGGTGGGCCTCGTTAGCATGACCGGGCAGGCCGGAGAACCGTCCGGAAACCCTCGAGAACGGCTGAGAGTGAGCTTGTGTCTGACCGTCTGATCGTGCGTGGCGCACGTGAGCACAACCTGAAGGACGTCTCGGTCGACCTGCCGCGGGACGCCATGATCGTCTTCACCGGCCTGAGCGGGTCCGGGAAGTCCAGCCTGGCCTTCGACACGATCTTCGCCGAGGGCCAGCGGCGCTACGTCGAGTCGCTGTCGGCGTACGCGCGGCAGTTCCTCGGTCAGATGGACAAACCGGACGTCGACTTCATCGAGGGCCTGTCGCCGGCGGTCTCGATCGACCAGAAGTCCACCTCGCGGAACCCGCGCTCAACGGTCGGCACGATCACCGAGGTGTACGACTACCTCCGGCTGCTGTTCGCCCGGGCCGGCCGCCCGCACTGCCCCGAGTGCGGCGAGCCGATCGCGCGGCAGACCCCGCAGCAGATCGTCGACCGGGTGCTCGAGCTCGAGGAGGGCACCCGGTTCCAGGTGCTCGCCCCGGTGGTGCGCGGCCGCAAGGGGGAGTACGTCGACCTCTTCCGGCAGTTGACCGGTCAGGGCTTCTCGCGCGCCCGGGTGGACGGCGAGACGATCCAGCTCACCGATCCGCCGAAGCTCGACAAGCAGAAGAAGCACAGCATCGACGTGGTGGTCGACCGGCTCGCGGTGAAGAGTTCCGCGAAGCAGCGGCTGACCGACTCGGTCGAGACCGCGCTCGGTCTGGCCAGCGGCCTGGTGGTGCTCGACTTCGTCGACCTCCCGGCCGACGACCCGCACCGCGAGCGCCGGTTCTCCGAGAAGCTCGCCTGCCCGAACGATCATCCGCTGGCGATCGACGAGCTCGAGCCGCGCTCGTTCTCCTTCAACTCGCCGTACGGCGCCTGCCCGGTCTGCACGGGCCTCGGCACCCGGATGGAGGTCGACCCGGAGCTGCTCGTCCCGGACCCGTCGAAGTCGCTCGACGAGGGCGCGATCCAGCCCTGGTCCGGGCAGAACGTCACGCAGTACTTCGAGCGCCTCCTCGAGGCACTGGCGAGGGACCTGAAGTTCAAGACCAGCACACCGTTCGGCGAGCTGCCGGCGAAGGCCAAGAAGGCGCTGCTCACCGGCCACGACAAGCAGGTCCACGTCTCGTACCAGAACCGCTACGGCCGCGAGCGGTCGTACTACACCAACTTCGAGGGCGTGATCCCGTACGTCGAGCGCCGGCACGCGGAGGCGTCCAGCGACACCGGGCGGGAGCGCTTCGAGGAGTACATGCGCGAGGTCCCGTGCCTGGCCTGCAACGGCGCGCGGCTGAAGCCGATCTCGCTGGCCGTCACGCTCGGCGGGAAGAACATCGCCGAGATCAGCGCGATGTCGATCGACGAGGTGCACGACTTCCTGGTCCGGATGGAGCTGACGCCGCGCGAGAAGCAGATCGCCGAGCGGGTGGTGAAGGAGATCGGCGAGCGGCTGCGGTTCCTGCTCGACGTCGGCCTGGACTACCTGGCGCTGAGCCGGCCGGCGGGTTCGCTGTCCGGTGGTGAGGCGCAGCGGATCCGGCTCGCGACCCAGATCGGCTCCGGCCTGGTCGGCGTGCTGTACGTGCTCGACGAGCCGTCGATCGGTCTGCACCAGCGCGACAACCGGCGGCTGATCGACACGCTGGTCCGGCTCAAGGAGCTCGGCAACACGCTGATCGTCGTCGAGCACGACGAGGACACCATCGACCACGCGGACTGGGTCGTCGACATCGGCCCGGGCGCGGGCGAGCACGGCGGCCAGGTGGTCGTGTCGGGCACCGTCGAGGACCTGCGCAACCACCCGGACTCGATCACCGGTGCCTACGTGTCGGGCCGCAAGGAGATCCCGATCCCTGCAGTCCGCCGGCCGCTCACCGAGGGCCGCGAGCTCACCATCTACGGCGCCCGGCAGAACAACCTGAAGGACCTGGACGTGACCATCCCGCTCGGGGTGTTCGTCGCGGTCACCGGGGTGTCCGGCTCGGGCAAGTCGACGCTGGTCAACGACATCCTCTACACGTCGCTGGCTCGGCAGATCTACGGCGCCCGCGCGGTGCCGGGACGGCACACGAAGATCTCCGGCATGGAGCTGGTGGACAAGGTCATCCACGTCGACCAGTCACCGATCGGCCGGACACCGCGCTCGAACCCGGCGACGTACACCGGGGTCTGGGACCACGTCCGCAAGCTGTTCGCGGAGACGCCGGAGGCGAAGGTCCGTGGGTATCAGCAGGGCCGCTTCTCGTTCAACGTGAAGGGTGGCCGCTGTGAGGCCTGCTCGGGTGACGGCACGCTGAAGATCGAGATGAACTTCCTCCCGGACGTCTACGTCCCGTGCGAGGTGTGCCACGGCGCGCGGTACAACCGCGAGACGCTCGAGGTGCACTACAAGGGCAAGACGGTCGCGGACGTGCTCGACATGCCGATCGAGGAGGCAGCCGAGTTCTTCCAGGCGATCCCGGCGATCTCGCGGCACCTGAAGACGCTCGTCGAGGTCGGTCTGGGGTACGTGCGCCTCGGTCAGCCGGCGCCGACGCTGTCGGGTGGTGAGGCGCAGCGGGTGAAGCTGGCGTCGGAGCTGCAGCGGCGTTCGACCGGCCGGACGGTGTACGTGCTGGACGAGCCGACCACGGGTCTGCACTTCGAGGACATCAGCAAGCTGCTCGGCGTGCTGAGCGGTCTCGTAGACAAGGGCAACTCGGTGCTGGTGATCGAGCACAACCTCGACGTGATCAAGACCGCCGACTGGCTGATCGACCTCGGCCCGGACGGCGGTCGCCGCGGCGGCACGCTGGTCGCCGAAGGCACGCCGGAGGAGGTCGCGGCCAACCCCGAGTCGTACACGGGCCAATTCCTCGCCGAGATCCTCGCCGGCCGCGCCGCCAAGCCAAGCGCAAAACAGTCCGCCGCCAAGGCACTCCCGGCAAAGAAGGCACCAGCGAAGAAGACGGCCGCCAAGAAGACAGTCGCCAAGAAGACAGCTGCGAAGAAGACCACACCAACGAAGAAGACCACGCCAACGAAGAAGACGGCCCCCCGCAAACGCGTCGCCGGCTAAGCCCCGCCGAACGCACCACCGGACCGTCGGACTACTCGTAAGCACCCGACGGCCACGGTCAGCGGCGGTCGGGGTGGGGGGTCAGCGGCGGAAGAGTTGTTGCCAGAGGTGGCGTAGCCAGGTGCGGCGGGGGGTTGGTAGGAGGGCTGCCGGCAGTACGACGGACGGTGGTGTGGCGAGGGTGACCGGGACCTGGACCATGCGGTCGCCCTGTAACCAGTAGAGGTCCTGGCTGCACTGGTCGGCGGCGCCCTGGTAGGTCTCGGCCACGTACGCGGCCAACCGGTCCGCGACCTCCTGTCCCACGTCCGCCGGGCAGAACGCGACCGTGCTCAACCGCGGTACGCCGACCAGCACGCCCATCCCGATCGACGCCTGCGGCATGAGTTTCTCCCGGTCGACGATCGCCATCGACACCAGCGGATCGTCCTCCCGGGCGAGCACCGAGAAGCCGTCGTGCGCGACCGGCCGCAGGTCGGCGATCTGGTCCAGCGTCAGCTGCACCGGCGACGGTACGTCGGGGTCGCCGAGCCCGAGCATCGATCGCCGGACGACTGTCAGCCGCCGGTAGTCGTTCCCGGTACAGATGAACACCACGACCTCGAAGTGGTCGCCGAACGGGATCAACGCATCCGCGACCGGCCCGGCGGTCCGCGCGGACCAGCCGCGCTGCAGCAACATCGCCCGCTGCCGGTCCGCGACATCCCCGAACCGGTGCTCCTCGGTGGCGAGCTCGCCCTCCGCGACCACCGCCCGCAACCACGCCTCGATCTGGTCGGCCCACAACTGCTGCGGCAACTGCAGGCACCGGTCGATGATCTCGCCGAGCCCGACGACCGCGGACATCTGCAGCGACCCACGCCCCCAGCCGACCTCGACGGTCCGGTCGGCGGTGTCGACGACGCACCCCGGCATCCACAGCGGCGCGAGGTCCGCGATCGCCTTCAGCACGGTCGAGTCGTTCGTCGTACCAGTCATCTCATGCCTCTCCCACCACCACAGTGTGCCGGGCCGGGCTCGCGGCGGACCGGTCAGCGGGAGAAACCTTAGTTGCCGACCGGTCGAACCGGGCCGGCGGCTCCCAGCTGATTCACAGCGAACCTTCAAACCGCG includes the following:
- a CDS encoding GNAT family N-acetyltransferase, with the protein product MEARRGRLVADLQDPEKYTVVAEVGGEIAGYALVLGHKVSPDDPPTTAPDGYYLIGLIVAPKWRRRGIGDLLTIERMRWVAERAYEVYYFANLQNGATLDLHQRFGFTEVTREFTFPNAPLKPGTCVLLRAPLNR
- a CDS encoding MBL fold metallo-hydrolase encodes the protein MTEYHGNVKVGGPAQTHELAQLMITKVAVGPMDNNAYLLRCRQTDEQVLIDAANEAGTLLRLVGDAGLARVITTHRHQDHWEALAEVVARTGATTVAGRYDAEGIPVPTDQLVDDGDHIAVGQCSLRVIHLVGHTPGSIALVYDDPDGPPHLFTGDSLFPGGVGNTQGDKERFTSLINDVEAKLFNELPDETWVYPGHGSDTTLGTERPHLSEWRERGW
- a CDS encoding NADP-dependent oxidoreductase; the encoded protein is MSRAVEYETFGGPDVLEVRDVPEPHAGAGQVRIRVTVAGLNPMDWRIAAQPETAARFGLTPPAGFGYDFAGTVDEVGAGVAGFAIGDRVFGGALARAVADFVVLPVPTSLPDGLFRTPDGVSDEVAATIPIAGSTAVAALAATGVRSGDTVLVGGAAGGVGIFALQLAKLAGARVIGTASASTFDFLHRLGAEPVAYGDGLAERVRSGGVTAAIDLIGTEVAEAALALGVPAERIATIAAGPNPPGGVRATGGVNGGPDAVPRILDAIVAGELTVPIAASFPIEKIQDAVAYQATGHVHGKVVVTL
- a CDS encoding TetR/AcrR family transcriptional regulator, encoding MGRWEPNATDRLVVAALELFETNGYENTTVIGIAERAGLTKSTFFRHFQDKREVLFGRSSLADVLAEGIAKAPADAEPLEAVACALELLAQDVFTPERRDFIARRQAVVATHPELREREALKGLGLIAAMTGALERRGLPALTARVTAELGALALELAYTRWGSASRDFTEVAREALDEVRSAAPAR
- the uvrA gene encoding excinuclease ABC subunit UvrA, which translates into the protein MSDRLIVRGAREHNLKDVSVDLPRDAMIVFTGLSGSGKSSLAFDTIFAEGQRRYVESLSAYARQFLGQMDKPDVDFIEGLSPAVSIDQKSTSRNPRSTVGTITEVYDYLRLLFARAGRPHCPECGEPIARQTPQQIVDRVLELEEGTRFQVLAPVVRGRKGEYVDLFRQLTGQGFSRARVDGETIQLTDPPKLDKQKKHSIDVVVDRLAVKSSAKQRLTDSVETALGLASGLVVLDFVDLPADDPHRERRFSEKLACPNDHPLAIDELEPRSFSFNSPYGACPVCTGLGTRMEVDPELLVPDPSKSLDEGAIQPWSGQNVTQYFERLLEALARDLKFKTSTPFGELPAKAKKALLTGHDKQVHVSYQNRYGRERSYYTNFEGVIPYVERRHAEASSDTGRERFEEYMREVPCLACNGARLKPISLAVTLGGKNIAEISAMSIDEVHDFLVRMELTPREKQIAERVVKEIGERLRFLLDVGLDYLALSRPAGSLSGGEAQRIRLATQIGSGLVGVLYVLDEPSIGLHQRDNRRLIDTLVRLKELGNTLIVVEHDEDTIDHADWVVDIGPGAGEHGGQVVVSGTVEDLRNHPDSITGAYVSGRKEIPIPAVRRPLTEGRELTIYGARQNNLKDLDVTIPLGVFVAVTGVSGSGKSTLVNDILYTSLARQIYGARAVPGRHTKISGMELVDKVIHVDQSPIGRTPRSNPATYTGVWDHVRKLFAETPEAKVRGYQQGRFSFNVKGGRCEACSGDGTLKIEMNFLPDVYVPCEVCHGARYNRETLEVHYKGKTVADVLDMPIEEAAEFFQAIPAISRHLKTLVEVGLGYVRLGQPAPTLSGGEAQRVKLASELQRRSTGRTVYVLDEPTTGLHFEDISKLLGVLSGLVDKGNSVLVIEHNLDVIKTADWLIDLGPDGGRRGGTLVAEGTPEEVAANPESYTGQFLAEILAGRAAKPSAKQSAAKALPAKKAPAKKTAAKKTVAKKTAAKKTTPTKKTTPTKKTAPRKRVAG